Genomic window (Primulina huaijiensis isolate GDHJ02 unplaced genomic scaffold, ASM1229523v2 scaffold37415, whole genome shotgun sequence):
GGATCAAAATTCAAGAAGAGAACTAAACGATATGGTTGactattccaaaaaaaaaaaaaagggatcaAAATTCAAGAAGAGAACTAAACGATATGGTTGACTATTCTATTTAAaggatattaattttattttggtaaAAGAAGATAAACCCACATGCAGATTCCTTTTGCTAAAATCAAAGTGTCACTCACTCGATCGTAGTGGATTCTTCGCATTATACAATTCGTTGATTGGTTCTTTTATATTGGGGGGACATTTGACTTTATTTCAACTAGACCATTATTTAAACGTGTGATACGCTATTGTACACTATGGGTACATACATGTGATTTTGTTCGATCGGGTTTATGTTGAGCAAATAAGTTTCGTGAGAAAAATAAATTGTAGGTgagaaatttaaaagattttaaaatataacaaattcGATTATATGATAATTTTCGAAGGACGATaacatttgaattaaaattgattaatatgttgagaaaaatgaaatttggcTTTATGAAAATAGAATGAAGAAAAACGATGCTGatattgttattttataagTACGCCGACGGCCGACGGCTAGCGGCTAGCATGATGACGAATAATGTTCGACGTCACTTTGGCGTAAAGGAGCTGATACGTATCCCGACTACTAAAAGTAGTTCTACACTCAAGCCAACTAAACGAACTAGATTAGATTAAACTCCACGTTGAAATTAAAGCGAAATGGCTGTTGATATGGCTGAAAGGTGAACAAATAACAAGATGACTATTTGATGGCATTAGGAGGTAAATCTTTGTTCATATGGGATTGTATGGAAACCACTGCTCAAGTCAAGTGTGATCTTATAAtagcatttatttatttatacaaaTTTGTTTCACAACTTAAAATACACATGAAACAAGCTAACATTCATCCGTTGATCGATACTTTTTCTTTCTTCCAACTCTGGTACATTTCCCCATCATCTTATTTCAGAAGTTTAGTAAAAAGAATTCAACTTTCTATAGAAATTATGCACTTTCAATTGTTTGAAGTATATGACAGACGACTGGATTATAGCATTCCTAGGTTCTTCCTGATTTCGGTTGATGATATGTCCATGCGGAATTTCTCTGCTGGTATTGATACAAACATGTCTTTTAGCTGCTCTGGAATGTCAAAATCATCTAGAACCTACGTGAATCACATGACAGCGTGTTACTTTAAACAATTCAAACATGAGGATATCAAGTGCATCCGAAATTCAAAGATTTGGGATCAAACCTTAAAAACCCCATCCACATTTCGGCCAGCAACGAGGAAAAGGCAGCCCATGTTTTTGCATCCGGAAAGAATATCTTGCATTCTTCCATAGTCCTCACCATAGTACTTTGGCTGAACATTTCAAAAGGAATCTATTCAAAAGGAATCTAGGTAGTCATAGGTTTGAGATTGAAAGTAAGTATGTCTAACACTTTAATCGATATAGGTATCTTCCAATACTTGGTTTATTCTTGAATTCTTATTCTAAGAACTCAACCAATGATGGTGCAAAACATATTCCTTCCTTTATATATGCACATGTATAATAAAGCTTTCTTAAACTAATCACAGACTTGCAATCTAAGGAGACAAATATCTGAATAACATGTCTCCTTCAATTGTGTTTGTTTCATGGACCATTTTACCATTTGCAGAAAGCTAGGTGAGTCAACACCAGTGCAACCAAGGCCAATGCCAAAGCAGTAGAGACTTTTCAACATTTGACTCCCTTACATTTATAAGCCTGGCCGCAGTGTCTGCACCAATAACAAATGCGCTGCCAGGAAAAAGTTCAGCTTTCTTGTAGAAGTATGGCTGATTAGAAATTATGACTGTCTTCCCTGCACTTGAAATAGTGAAATTGTTAACAATTGATCAGCTTCAAACTGAATGAGATCAAAGAATCAAATTCAGAAGTCCACGTGCATTAGCCAGATCAAGAATTACGAAAAGGAACAAATGTTCCTCCAAAAGCAAAAGGTCCACTCCAAAACCACCAGGAGGaatgagagaaaaactgatAATACAGTGTAAAATTGGAAATATTAGAGTTTAGCTGATATGGGTCTGTAAAACTGAGTTAACAAGATAAAAAAACCAATGTGAACTTTTGTCATATCAATTACCAGAGACAGATAAGTTTCGTCGTACTCTTAGGCCTTACATtactctttcaaaattaaaaaacaaagttAATCTAAATACAAATTTTCTTTCATGTCTATCGAAAAATCCAATCAACAAATGACGAGTTTCTTCAGTTCTGAAGGACAAAAAAATCAACGAAATTAATTGTAATATTAGAATTGTATGCACTGATGAGGAAAATACACAGCATGCAGATACTGAGCCTGGCAAAGTTGCAATACAAGATTTTGTGATCTATGCAAGTTCTAAAGATTATAAATTTAGTCTCACCAGCCTTTTCAAATTGCCTAACACGTTCTTTGATTTGAGATACTGTAAGTGGGGGTTTGTCTGCATTCACAGCAGATAATTCAAAGCATGGATATCCATCACCTACAACACTGCATAAGAATATTTGTATCAATTCTCTGTAAACAAAGTATTTACTGCGGTCACAGCCTTACACTTAGATTCAACATTCACGTCCATGCTCTAAATACACTCACAAGAAGCTTCTCTCAGAATTCCACTAGAGGATGCTATCTACAGGTATAATTTCTCTACATGGTAATAGAGGAGGTTacaaaaactagctcaagaaGGTTTTAAAGAGAAAGCCGTAAACCataaatatggaagtaaataACAATCTTTCAGTTTACACCTTAAATATGGAATTACATCATAATCTTACCGTCTACAGTGCAGGAAAAATGAGCTTTTAGCTACCTATTGCATACTAGAGATAAAAATTGAGTCCAcatattgatgatatattttattcataCGTGCGGATTGAATAATTGTTCAATTTTGAGTCAAATTGTCATAACCGGCAGTTCCAGAATAGTTGAAGGTACCTCATAGCTACTTCTAAAAGCTTTATGTGTCCATCATGCAATGGATTAAATGAACCAGAAAGAATTATCTTCCTTTCTGACTTTGAAATATCTGCACAACAGTCCTCACAATAAACAATAAAGAGACTATAAATTGTATAAATTGTGTGATTGAGAATCTGTATATAGCTCAAACCATACCATTTAAAAAGGGATAAACCTTAAAGCATATTTGGCCATTGATAAGTTGCTCTAATTCTTGGTCTTCATCAAATTGTATTTCGGATTCATTGAGAACTTCTGAATCTGTTAACTCTGAAGTAAAGTTTGCGGGAACTTTGCAAGCATATGCTATTGCCTGAAAACAAATCATGGTAAAGTTTTGAACATCTGAAGCATTTAAAAGGAGTATTTTACGAAATACAATCAACTGCCCAAAATTTCGATGAACAGAACAAGAATCTAATGTGATAGAGGGGAGCAAAGCATAGACCGCGTAGAGGCAATGAATAAAGGAAAAGCAAAGAAATAAGGAACATGAAAGACAAAAATGCTGCAAGAAAAAATGTAGTTTGAACTTTAATCTTTTAACCCTTTATGGGCACAGAAGCTTGAACGAGAACGCCCTTTAAACCCTATAGTTTATTCGTGGAATGTTATTTATAGAACAGCACAGGGCAATACACAATGCATCAGGCTGTCCAAATTCTTGATCTCACGTGCACCTCCCCATGCAAAGGGTGTGCACCAGCCTAGAACTTACTTTTAAAAAACACAATTTTGATGTGCCGCATTTGATTTAAATACCTATATGCAAAAACTCCAGGAATTTTATGAGAGttgacaaaataatatattcaaaaCACTAAGATGATAACCGTCCAAGCAGCAGGGTCGAGCAGGATCCTGACTATGCACTTTATGATTAAATACCTTAAATACCTCATGTGAACTATACATCAAACACAAAGGGAAAAACTGAAGGCAAATAGATGTGTAGCACCTTCAGTAAGAGCTGGCTGGAAACCCAGTCTTCTTGTTCACGATTTCTCAAGCCCTGAAAAAATGCATATATAGAATAAGTTAGACACTTCACTTCACGGCTACAAGGGTGCACCAATAATTCCTGGGCAAATAATGTGAATACCTTTGACAAAGTAACAGTAGATATCAAAAGCTGATTAGATGTCCTTGTTGATACATGAAACCTTATGAATAAAGTCACAAggataaaaaatttaagatcAAGGAACTCAAATATGTAAATGTAAAATAATGCAGCCACAAGACAAACAAAAGATGCTCTTATTTTCCCTAAAACTTTAGCAAATGAATAGCAACTGATATACGAATAAAAGGAATTTATGGAAGGATTATCAGAGcacaagaaatcaattaattTCACTTCACCAGGTCAATTAATTTCACTGCACCAGGTGacacgtttttttttattatcagttTTACAAACTTTTAAGGCTAATTTTTATATTGCAGTACATGAGGGGGAGTGGGTGATTCACCAACAAAAGATATGTAGCAGTATATCACAGTTTATAAAGGCGCAAAGCCCACTAAGGTATCGTAGAGATTAGGCTCAAACTCTAACCCTATTTCAATAATATCGATTTCAGGAAATCTGTTCATTCCATAAGACCATAGGCCTCAAGGTTCAACTAGATTTGCATGATTTCATTGTTGAAAATCTGTTTCGTTGAGATTGTTTGGTTTCATTTTAATAGTACAATCATATAAGTGACAACATGAGATCAATGCTATGATAATTAGTCCTTACTTATTACATAAAACAACATCAGGCAATATGATAATTTGAATTCAAGTTCAGTTGCATGTAATAGTTTTGACATCTAAAGATTCAACAAACAACTCCCAGAAATTATTCCTTTCAGCTTTCATTTATTGATCTTCTGAATTATCAGTATTCAGCATTATAAACCACTTTTAATTTTCCTTCTTGAATTT
Coding sequences:
- the LOC140968632 gene encoding uncharacterized protein isoform X2 is translated as MALMAYNRALRLSRPGSPVLGVGFTGSLASTHPKRGDHRFHVSTRTSNQLLISTVTLSKGLRNREQEDWVSSQLLLKAIAYACKVPANFTSELTDSEVLNESEIQFDEDQELEQLINGQICFKVYPFLNDISKSERKIILSGSFNPLHDGHIKLLEVAMSVVGDGYPCFELSAVNADKPPLTVSQIKERVRQFEKAGKTVIISNQPYFYKKAELFPGSAFVIGADTAARLINPKYYGEDYGRMQDILSGCKNMGCLFLVAGRNVDGVFKVLDDFDIPEQLKDMFVSIPAEKFRMDISSTEIRKNLGML
- the LOC140968632 gene encoding uncharacterized protein isoform X1, with the translated sequence MTDVCIRGVVEAIHSSPTQAVLYLSGGASQALGWLVSVPGATNTVLEAVVPYSRMSMIQLLGKVPAQFASRRTAEDMALMAYNRALRLSRPGSPVLGVGFTGSLASTHPKRGDHRFHVSTRTSNQLLISTVTLSKGLRNREQEDWVSSQLLLKAIAYACKVPANFTSELTDSEVLNESEIQFDEDQELEQLINGQICFKVYPFLNDISKSERKIILSGSFNPLHDGHIKLLEVAMSVVGDGYPCFELSAVNADKPPLTVSQIKERVRQFEKAGKTVIISNQPYFYKKAELFPGSAFVIGADTAARLINPKYYGEDYGRMQDILSGCKNMGCLFLVAGRNVDGVFKVLDDFDIPEQLKDMFVSIPAEKFRMDISSTEIRKNLGML